The Deinococcota bacterium genomic interval AGTCACCGTCGCCTACCAGGACGACCGGCCCGTGAGCGTCACCTCGGCGGTGATCTCGACCCAGCACGACGAGGACGTCACTCAGGACGAGCTCGTCAGGGATATCCGCGAGCGGCTCGTCAAAGCGGTCATCCCCGAGCAATACCTGAAGGGGAGCCCAAAGCTCTATATCAACCCGACCGGCCGCTTCGTGATCGGCGGCCCGCAAGCCGACTCCGGCCTCACCGGGCGCAAGATCGTCGTGGACACCTACGGCGGCGCGGTGCCCCACGGCGGCGGCGCCTTTTCCGGCAAGGACCCCACCAAGGTCGACCGCAGCGCCTCGTACTACGCGCGCTATATGGCCAAGAACGTGGTCGCCGCCGGTCTGGCCGAGCGCTGTCTGATCCAGCTCGCCTACGCCATCGGCGTGGCTCAGCCGGTCGGCATGTTCGTCGATTGTTTCGGCACCGGCAAGCTGCCCGACGACGCCCTAGGCGAGGTTCTCGGCGAGGTCTTCGACGCCCGGCCGGCGGCCATCATCCACAACCTCGGCTTGAACGCGCCCATCTACAAGGCGACGAGCGCCTACGGACACTTCGGGCGTGAGGGTTTCCCCTGGGAGAGGACGGATAAAGCCGGCCTCCTCGAGGAGGAGGCGCTGACCAGAGCGTAGCGAGCCGGCGCCGACCCGCCAAGAACCCTCCTCTCTCCTCTCTCCTGAGCTCAGCTAGGCGCGAACGCGGCCAGTAGGGTAAACCAGTGGGTCAAAAATGTGTTAGAAAGAGGACATGCCTAGAATCGTGATCGGAAATCGCGGCAGCATCTTGGCGCTGGCCCAGGCGCGCAGCGTTTTAGCGGAGTTGGCGACGGAGTGGCCGGACGTCAACATCGTCATGAAGACCGTGCAGGTGCGCGGGCCGCGTGAGGCTTCAGGGGGCGCCGGCGGCGAGCTTTTGGAGGCCCTGCAGCGGGGTGCGGTCAACATCGCCGTCCAGGGCCTCGAGGACCTGCCCGCCGAGCTGCCCGTGGGCCTCACGCTGGCCGCGGTGACGCGCCGCTTGGAGCCCCGTTGCACGCTCATTACCAAAGGCGGCAAGCGCTTGCAGAACTTGCCCCAGGCTGCCCGCGTCGGCGTCAGAGGCGCCCGCGACCGCGCCTTTCTGCTCGCCCACTTCAAGCACTTCGACATCTGTCTGCTCTCGGGCGACATGGACAACGACCTGGCCGACCTGGCCGCGGGCGAGTTCGACGCCCTCATCCTGCCGGCCGCGAGCCTCATCCAGCTCGAGCGCCGCCACGCCATGGACGTCATCTTGGAGCCCGAGGTGTTTATGCCGGCCGCGGGCCAGGGCTCGCTCGGGCTGGTGGTCCGCGCCGACGACGACCTCGCCGGCGACCTCGCCTACACCCTGCAGCACCGCCCCAGTTTCGACCGCGCCAGCGCCGAACGCTCCTTCGTGGGCGCCCTGTCCGACCACGGCGACAAGGCGGCCGGCGCCCTGGCCACGGTCTCGAGCGAGGGCGAGCTCAGCCTCTTCGGCGCGCTGGCGAGCCTGGACGGCGCCTTGGTCATCCAAGCGGAGGTCTCGGGCGACGCCGCCGAGGCCAAGGACTTGGGGCGCGAACTGGCGCAGGACGTGCGCGACCAGCTCAGCGCCTGAGCGCCCGAGACCTGAACCCGCCGGTATGGTCCAATACCGTCGCGGAGCAAGTCCCTGCCTATGATGCCTTGATGAACCGCGTCTTTCGAAACGCCTTTGCCCACGCACTCGCCGCCCTTCTCATCAGCCTGCTCAGCTTGGCCGGCGCCCAGCGCGTGGGCGAGGCCGCCCCGGACTTCCGGCTGGTGGACGCCGAGGGTAGGCTCGTGCGCCTCGCTGACTTTCGCGGCAGGCCGGTGGTGCTCAACT includes:
- the metK gene encoding methionine adenosyltransferase translates to MRKLLTSESVTEGHPDKLADRISDGVLDAMLVEDPHSRVAAETVVTTGMVFITGEISCRGYVDIQRIVRDSVREVGYTESHYGIDADHCAVLVAIDEQSPDIAQGVSRAQDAGSGDPFDQVGAGDQGMMFGYASHETPELMPLPIMLAHGLTSRLAELRKSGALSYLRPDGKAQVTVAYQDDRPVSVTSAVISTQHDEDVTQDELVRDIRERLVKAVIPEQYLKGSPKLYINPTGRFVIGGPQADSGLTGRKIVVDTYGGAVPHGGGAFSGKDPTKVDRSASYYARYMAKNVVAAGLAERCLIQLAYAIGVAQPVGMFVDCFGTGKLPDDALGEVLGEVFDARPAAIIHNLGLNAPIYKATSAYGHFGREGFPWERTDKAGLLEEEALTRA
- the hemC gene encoding hydroxymethylbilane synthase; its protein translation is MPRIVIGNRGSILALAQARSVLAELATEWPDVNIVMKTVQVRGPREASGGAGGELLEALQRGAVNIAVQGLEDLPAELPVGLTLAAVTRRLEPRCTLITKGGKRLQNLPQAARVGVRGARDRAFLLAHFKHFDICLLSGDMDNDLADLAAGEFDALILPAASLIQLERRHAMDVILEPEVFMPAAGQGSLGLVVRADDDLAGDLAYTLQHRPSFDRASAERSFVGALSDHGDKAAGALATVSSEGELSLFGALASLDGALVIQAEVSGDAAEAKDLGRELAQDVRDQLSA